In the genome of Nocardioides seonyuensis, one region contains:
- a CDS encoding MXAN_6640 family putative metalloprotease, protein MIRRSIACAATLLVAAAGVLAAPSYADDSAVVPSAPPAEHAPVDAAAVPSPPQTPVQALTTARRVLSGEATPRDPSPTVALRDLWLRRTSLRGDARREATAMLARPTDGTSDPQGFGYTVPSTATCNARLCVHHVATTKDAPPNPGWVDHTLGVMDSVWSSEVDGLGFRAPLSDGLRGGSAHFDVYLKDLGGQFYGYCATESRVRNRTASGFCVLDNDFSASQFPQNTPETNLAVTAAHEFFHAIQYAYDFAEDPWMMESTATWMEERVATDVNDNRQYLPYSQLYTPFIPLDMFSMGSFYQYGNWIFWEHLTNRFGTSFVNKAWNQAGSLRGDGGKYSLQALRKLLRRKGGLTRVYADFAADNLVPSRAYREGLAYPQPKVKRSLTLSKRKRSISFRTRLFHLTSGSYRMAPGRGLAGRRWHLALRVSGPPRRTSPAAVVTIHRVNGNVQHKRVRLDRAGDGRRAVTFNRKKVAAVSITLVNASTRFRCSRRTYLACGGKPLDDKLPIKVTARVVG, encoded by the coding sequence ATGATCCGCAGGTCCATCGCGTGCGCCGCCACCTTGCTCGTGGCTGCTGCCGGCGTGCTCGCTGCGCCGTCGTACGCCGACGACTCCGCCGTGGTGCCGTCAGCTCCCCCCGCCGAGCACGCGCCGGTCGACGCGGCCGCTGTGCCGTCCCCACCACAGACGCCCGTGCAGGCCCTGACGACCGCACGCCGGGTCCTGTCGGGCGAGGCGACCCCGCGGGACCCCTCGCCCACCGTCGCCCTGCGCGACCTGTGGCTCCGACGCACCAGCCTGCGCGGTGACGCCCGTCGCGAGGCCACGGCGATGCTGGCGCGTCCGACCGACGGCACCAGCGATCCCCAGGGCTTCGGCTACACGGTCCCCTCGACGGCGACCTGCAACGCTCGCCTGTGCGTCCACCACGTGGCGACGACCAAGGACGCCCCGCCCAACCCGGGATGGGTCGACCACACGCTGGGGGTCATGGACTCGGTGTGGAGCAGCGAGGTCGACGGCCTCGGGTTCCGGGCGCCGCTGAGCGACGGTCTCCGCGGGGGCAGTGCCCACTTCGACGTCTACCTCAAGGACCTGGGCGGACAGTTCTACGGCTACTGCGCCACCGAGTCCAGGGTCCGGAACCGGACCGCGTCGGGGTTCTGCGTGCTCGACAACGACTTCAGTGCCAGCCAGTTCCCGCAGAACACTCCCGAGACCAACCTCGCGGTGACCGCGGCCCACGAGTTCTTCCACGCCATCCAGTACGCCTACGACTTCGCGGAGGACCCCTGGATGATGGAGTCGACCGCCACCTGGATGGAGGAGCGGGTCGCGACCGACGTCAACGACAACCGCCAGTACCTCCCCTACAGCCAGCTCTACACGCCGTTCATCCCCCTCGACATGTTCAGCATGGGCAGCTTCTACCAGTACGGCAACTGGATCTTCTGGGAGCACCTCACCAACCGGTTCGGCACCTCGTTCGTCAACAAGGCCTGGAACCAGGCCGGGTCGCTGCGCGGTGACGGTGGCAAGTACAGCCTCCAGGCGCTGCGCAAGCTTCTCCGACGCAAGGGTGGCCTGACGCGCGTCTACGCCGACTTCGCCGCGGACAACCTGGTCCCCAGCCGCGCATACCGCGAGGGGCTGGCCTACCCGCAGCCCAAGGTCAAGCGTTCGCTGACCCTCAGCAAGCGCAAGCGCAGCATCAGCTTCCGGACGAGGCTGTTCCACCTCACCTCCGGCTCCTACCGCATGGCCCCCGGCCGCGGGCTCGCCGGCCGCAGGTGGCACCTGGCGCTGCGCGTCTCCGGGCCACCACGGCGCACGTCCCCGGCCGCGGTGGTCACCATCCACCGCGTCAACGGCAACGTCCAGCACAAGCGGGTCCGTCTCGACCGCGCCGGAGACGGCCGTCGCGCGGTCACGTTCAACCGCAAGAAGGTCGCGGCCGTCTCCATCACCCTCGTCAACGCCTCGACGCGCTTCCGGTGCAGTCGACGCACCTACCTCGCGTGCGGCGGCAAGCCCCTCGACGACAAGCTCCCCATCAAGGTCACCGCTCGCGTCGTCGGCTGA
- a CDS encoding DUF445 domain-containing protein, protein MASISMITPDPAADEARRRGLRVMRSVAVGLLAFAACVYLATLGEEGFLGYVNAGAEASMVGAIADWFAVTALFKHPLGLPIPHTALVPKRKDELGKSLEEFFSENFLQESIIRDRVGAATISARVGDWLQDPANCRRVVEELADVASIGLGKVRDDHIADLVTQAFVPRFREEPISPLLGSTLMEVLRDDLHHPMVDLALEELHRWLVDNPETFVRVLGERAPWWTPPRLNDAVTQRVHAEVVRWVADIRDDPDNRAREALDSMLGQLARDLLTDHETQERAEALKNRLLDHPQVVTTAISLWKAMRSALLESVRDREGAVRRRMLREVSSFGQQLRTEESLRARLDSAVADVTVFMVERYGAELTTVITHTIEAWDGKEAARKIELHVGRDLQFIRINGTIVGGLVGVLIHLVSELAR, encoded by the coding sequence ATGGCTTCGATCTCCATGATCACCCCCGACCCCGCGGCCGACGAGGCGCGACGCCGCGGACTGCGGGTGATGCGCTCGGTCGCCGTCGGGCTGCTGGCCTTCGCCGCCTGCGTCTACCTCGCGACCCTGGGGGAAGAAGGCTTCCTGGGCTATGTCAACGCCGGGGCCGAGGCCTCGATGGTGGGCGCGATCGCCGACTGGTTCGCGGTGACGGCGCTCTTCAAGCATCCGTTGGGGCTGCCGATCCCGCACACGGCGCTGGTCCCCAAGCGCAAGGACGAGCTGGGGAAGAGCCTGGAGGAGTTCTTCAGCGAGAACTTCCTGCAGGAGTCCATCATCCGCGACCGGGTCGGGGCGGCGACCATCTCCGCGCGGGTGGGCGACTGGTTGCAGGACCCCGCCAACTGCCGCCGGGTCGTCGAGGAGTTGGCCGACGTGGCGAGCATCGGGCTCGGCAAGGTGCGTGACGACCACATCGCGGACCTGGTGACCCAGGCGTTCGTGCCCCGGTTCCGCGAGGAGCCGATCTCCCCGTTGCTCGGGTCCACCCTGATGGAGGTGCTGCGCGACGACCTGCACCACCCGATGGTCGACCTGGCGCTCGAGGAGCTGCACCGATGGCTGGTGGACAACCCCGAGACGTTCGTGCGGGTGCTGGGCGAGCGCGCCCCGTGGTGGACACCGCCGAGGCTCAACGACGCGGTCACCCAGCGCGTGCACGCGGAGGTCGTGCGCTGGGTCGCCGACATCCGCGACGACCCCGACAACCGGGCGCGCGAGGCCCTCGACTCGATGCTCGGCCAGCTGGCGCGGGACCTCCTCACCGACCACGAGACCCAGGAGCGCGCCGAGGCGCTGAAGAACCGCCTGCTCGACCACCCCCAGGTGGTGACGACCGCGATCTCGCTGTGGAAGGCCATGCGGTCCGCGCTGCTGGAGTCGGTGCGCGACCGCGAGGGCGCCGTACGCCGGCGGATGCTGCGCGAGGTGAGCAGCTTCGGTCAGCAGCTGCGCACGGAGGAGTCGTTGCGCGCTCGCCTCGACAGCGCCGTCGCCGACGTGACCGTCTTCATGGTCGAGCGCTACGGCGCCGAGCTAACCACGGTCATCACCCACACCATCGAGGCATGGGACGGCAAGGAGGCGGCACGGAAGATCGAGCTGCACGTGGGACGCGACCTGCAGTTCATCCGCATCAACGGCACCATCGTGGGCGGCCTCGTGGGCGTCCTCATCCACCTCGTGTCGGAGCTTGCCCGCTGA
- a CDS encoding RNA-binding S4 domain-containing protein, which translates to MSEPTDVPIRDDSIRLGQFLKLANLVESGAEAKPVIAAGEVRVNGETELRRGRQLREGDVVELGGQATRVTKGEGEIDVPW; encoded by the coding sequence ATGAGTGAGCCCACCGACGTACCGATCCGCGACGACTCGATCCGCCTGGGCCAGTTCCTCAAGCTCGCGAACCTCGTCGAGAGCGGCGCCGAGGCGAAGCCCGTCATCGCGGCGGGCGAGGTGAGGGTGAACGGTGAGACCGAGCTGCGCCGGGGACGACAGCTGCGTGAGGGCGACGTCGTCGAGCTCGGCGGACAGGCCACGCGGGTCACGAAGGGCGAGGGCGAGATCGACGTGCCCTGGTGA
- a CDS encoding FKBP-type peptidyl-prolyl cis-trans isomerase, translating to MSQKPDVDPHLGDAPADLEVTDLIEGDGDEATSGSTVSVHYVGVAHSTGEEFDASYNRGAPLQFRLGIGQVIQGWDTGVQGMKVGGRRRLVIPPQLGYGDRGAGGAIKPGETLIFVVDLLEVR from the coding sequence GTGAGCCAGAAGCCCGACGTAGACCCCCACCTCGGCGACGCGCCGGCGGACCTCGAGGTCACCGACCTGATCGAGGGTGACGGCGACGAGGCGACGTCCGGCTCGACCGTCTCGGTGCACTACGTGGGCGTGGCCCACTCCACCGGCGAGGAGTTCGACGCCTCCTACAACCGGGGCGCCCCGCTCCAGTTCCGCCTCGGCATCGGCCAGGTCATCCAGGGCTGGGACACCGGAGTGCAGGGCATGAAGGTCGGCGGCCGGCGACGTCTCGTCATCCCGCCGCAACTGGGCTACGGCGACCGCGGTGCCGGTGGTGCCATCAAGCCGGGCGAGACCCTGATCTTCGTGGTCGACCTGCTCGAGGTGCGCTGA
- a CDS encoding acyl-CoA dehydrogenase family protein, whose protein sequence is MDFTLSPRAADLLERVRTFVADEVTPVEPEAHRRILAAREAGGDSWTPDPVIAELQGKAREQGLWNLFLPAEHAGRYAADFGTDGGAGLSNVDYAPLAEAMGGSMLAPLVFNCNAPDTGNMEVLLRYGTEEQKEQWLEPLLRGEIRSAFCMTEPEVASSDATNMAATAQIEGDEVVVNGRKWFSTGVGNPDCKILVFMGLTDPEADRHSRHTMVLVPRDAPGVRVERMLNTMGYYDEPLGHGEVTFDDVRVPASNILLGLGRAFEIAQGRLGPGRVHHCMRAIGLAERALELACRRASSRTAFGKPLANLGGNRERIADARIAINRSRLLVLHAAWLLDESQRAGAMSIEALSAVSEIKVEVPTMALGVIDMAIQLHGGAGMTDDFPLAGAWVGARSLRLADGPDEVHRNVVAKIELGRHAAARA, encoded by the coding sequence ATGGACTTCACCCTCTCCCCCCGTGCCGCGGACCTGCTGGAGAGGGTGCGCACCTTCGTCGCCGACGAGGTCACGCCCGTCGAGCCGGAGGCCCACCGCCGGATCCTGGCCGCGCGCGAGGCAGGCGGCGACAGCTGGACCCCTGACCCGGTCATCGCCGAGCTCCAGGGCAAGGCTCGGGAGCAAGGCCTGTGGAACCTCTTCCTCCCGGCCGAGCACGCCGGGCGGTACGCCGCCGACTTCGGGACCGACGGCGGCGCGGGGCTCTCCAACGTCGACTACGCGCCGCTTGCCGAGGCGATGGGTGGCTCGATGCTGGCTCCCCTGGTCTTCAACTGCAACGCCCCCGACACCGGCAACATGGAGGTCCTCCTCCGCTACGGCACGGAGGAGCAGAAGGAGCAGTGGCTCGAGCCCCTGCTGCGCGGGGAGATCCGCAGCGCGTTCTGCATGACGGAGCCGGAGGTGGCGTCCTCCGACGCGACCAACATGGCGGCGACCGCACAGATCGAGGGCGACGAGGTCGTCGTCAACGGCCGCAAGTGGTTCTCCACCGGGGTCGGCAACCCCGACTGCAAGATCCTCGTCTTCATGGGGCTGACCGACCCCGAGGCCGACCGCCACTCGAGGCACACGATGGTGCTGGTCCCGAGGGACGCCCCCGGCGTCAGGGTCGAGCGGATGCTCAACACCATGGGCTACTACGACGAGCCCCTCGGCCACGGCGAGGTGACCTTCGACGACGTCCGCGTGCCGGCGTCCAACATCCTGCTCGGCCTTGGTCGCGCGTTCGAGATCGCGCAGGGCCGGCTTGGCCCCGGCCGGGTGCACCACTGCATGCGCGCCATCGGCCTCGCCGAGCGGGCTCTCGAGCTCGCATGCCGACGCGCCTCCAGCCGCACTGCGTTCGGCAAGCCGCTGGCCAACCTCGGCGGCAACCGCGAGCGCATCGCCGATGCCCGGATCGCGATCAACCGCTCGCGCCTGCTCGTGCTGCACGCGGCCTGGCTCCTCGACGAGTCCCAGCGCGCCGGCGCGATGTCGATCGAGGCGCTCTCGGCCGTCAGCGAGATCAAGGTCGAGGTCCCGACCATGGCGCTCGGCGTGATCGACATGGCCATCCAGCTCCACGGCGGCGCAGGCATGACCGACGACTTCCCGCTCGCCGGCGCGTGGGTGGGCGCCAGGTCGCTCCGCCTGGCAGACGGTCCGGACGAGGTGCACCGCAACGTCGTGGCCAAGATCGAGCTCGGACGGCACGCGGCGGCCCGCGCATGA
- a CDS encoding TetR/AcrR family transcriptional regulator — MSDPSITPADGVVRRRLSAVERRRQLISIGLAQVVETPIQDLSMDEVAAEAGISRSLLFHYFPTKTEFYVACIGAAGRRILRTTAPDPELPGEAQVRQMLQALVEQIARRRSFWLALVHGHGVTDPRVSEVVSSVLAVSTDRVVEALGLEASQRPVVHAWWAYVEDRALTWSLPRDPRVSVAELVEECEAALTALLEVSRRRER; from the coding sequence GTGTCCGACCCGAGCATCACCCCCGCAGATGGCGTCGTACGACGTCGCCTGAGCGCCGTCGAACGCCGCCGGCAGCTGATCTCGATCGGGCTGGCCCAGGTGGTCGAGACCCCGATCCAGGACCTGTCGATGGACGAGGTCGCTGCAGAGGCCGGCATCTCGCGCAGCCTGCTCTTCCACTACTTCCCGACCAAGACGGAGTTCTACGTCGCCTGCATCGGTGCAGCGGGACGCCGCATCCTGCGCACCACCGCACCCGATCCTGAGCTGCCCGGCGAGGCGCAGGTGCGTCAGATGCTGCAGGCGCTGGTCGAGCAGATCGCGCGCCGCCGCAGCTTCTGGCTGGCGCTCGTGCACGGTCACGGCGTGACCGATCCTCGCGTGAGCGAGGTGGTCAGCTCCGTGCTCGCGGTCAGCACGGATCGTGTCGTCGAGGCGTTGGGTCTCGAGGCCTCGCAGCGGCCGGTCGTGCACGCCTGGTGGGCCTACGTGGAGGACCGGGCGCTGACCTGGTCGCTCCCGCGGGACCCGCGCGTGTCCGTGGCCGAGCTGGTCGAGGAGTGCGAGGCAGCCCTCACCGCCTTGCTCGAGGTCAGCCGACGACGCGAGCGGTGA
- a CDS encoding adenylyltransferase/cytidyltransferase family protein, giving the protein MPRTVVTFGTFDVFHVGHLRVLERAAELGDRLVVGVSADALNERKKGRVPVFSQRERLAIVAALKVVDDVFVEESLEQKRDYLVEHGADVLVMGDDWAGKFDEFNDVCEVVYLPRTPAISTTAIIEHIADL; this is encoded by the coding sequence ATGCCCCGCACCGTGGTCACCTTCGGCACCTTCGACGTCTTCCACGTCGGGCACCTGCGCGTGCTCGAGCGAGCCGCAGAGCTCGGTGACCGTCTGGTGGTGGGGGTCTCGGCCGACGCCCTGAACGAGCGCAAGAAGGGCCGGGTCCCGGTCTTCAGCCAGCGGGAGCGGCTGGCGATCGTCGCCGCCCTCAAGGTCGTCGACGACGTCTTCGTCGAGGAGAGCCTGGAGCAGAAGCGGGACTACCTCGTCGAGCACGGCGCCGACGTGCTCGTCATGGGCGACGACTGGGCCGGCAAGTTCGACGAGTTCAACGACGTGTGCGAGGTGGTCTACCTGCCGCGCACCCCTGCCATCTCGACCACCGCCATCATCGAGCACATCGCCGATCTCTAG